One window from the genome of Vidua chalybeata isolate OUT-0048 chromosome 3, bVidCha1 merged haplotype, whole genome shotgun sequence encodes:
- the RRP15 gene encoding RRP15-like protein, protein MAAAVAGPRGRGAADTDTDTDSGSELSSELPEDSYSSGGEALDGDDEDEAAAPGNVAEEATSSKDGPSSGWADAMAKVLNKKIPQNKSTILAKNKSLEKEREKKKQERQEKKMRLDKKREWEMMCRVKPDVVKDREKERNLQRIATRGVVQLFNAVRTHQKKMEEEVKKAGSSERKRAKLMSSVSKRDFIDVLRNMEGAKGVKNPAGKTTKSKQGEVKSEEGPEWNILRDDFMMGASMKDWDKESDGEGNSEEGGGLKQEDDSE, encoded by the exons ATGGCGGCGGCCGTGGCGGGCCCACGTGGGCGCGGGGCCGCGGACACGGACACAGACACGGACAGCG GTTCTGAGTTAAGCTCAGAACTTCCAGAAGACAGCTACTCTTCGGGAGGTGAAGCCCTGGATGgtgatgatgaagatgaagcagcagcccctggcaaCGTGGCTGAAGAGGCAACAAGCTCCAAAGATGGCCCAAGTTCGGGATGGGCAGACGCCATGGCAAAAGTGCTCAACAAAAAGATTCCACAGAATAAGTCCACCATCTTGGCCAAGAATAAAagcctggagaaggagagagagaaaaaaaaacaggagaggcAAGAAAAGAAGATGAGG CTCGATAAAAAGCGGGAATGGGAAATGATGTGCCGAGTGAAGCCAGATGTTGTCAAAGACcgagagaaggaaagaaatcttCAGAGAATTGCCACAAG AGGTGTTGTACAATTATTCAATGCTGTCAGGACGCaccagaagaaaatggaagaggaGGTGAAGAAAGCTGGGAGCTCTGAGAGGAAGCGTGCTAAACTGATGTCTTCTGTTTCAAAGAGAGATTTCATCGATGTTCTAAGAAACATGGAAGGGGCTAAAGGAGTCAAGAATCCTGCTGGAAAGACCACTAAAAGTAAACAG GGTGAAGTGAAGTCTGAAGAGGGGCCAGAATGGAATATACTGCGTGATGACTTCATGATGGGAGCATCTATGAAGGACTGGGACAAGGAAAGTGATGGAGAGGGCAACAGTGAAGAAGGAGGTGGTCTGAAACAAGAAGATGACAGTGAATGA